A stretch of Vicinamibacterales bacterium DNA encodes these proteins:
- a CDS encoding TonB-dependent receptor, protein MIDAISQRAVAGATLSVGERQLTADAEGRFELTIAAGEWGVRVSAAAYLDFEEKVRLGDGETRTLEILLVHRKAYEENVEVTAPRAAPERPTAIPVETRQVLAAAGTADNIFHVLQTLPGVAATEEFGSRLSVRGGSPDQNLTIMDGVEIHNPYRLFGLTSAFNPETVRRFELTAGGFGAAYGDRLSSLLIVENRPGDTSKAFKGSAALSVTDGNIVAEGKLPGGANGSWLATVRRTYYDLVADRIVGQKLPSFSDVQGKAVWEPKEGSRLSFFTLVSREDTDASFDGNAPGERGSILAKARNDVVSARYELQVGNRGTSTTTASWYQNVDRLNFDGSFRPENRRSNSVNEQATPLSSLTLSRDVTVKDFSARQEFGLILPRGHVVETGFDVHRLMTGVQWAASFDRSLVMGNGSSVQGGAGLPDFLDSWKPATRTGVWVQDRVPISKRFTAEPGLRVDYSTFNRKTAISPRLSATLKLDRASRLRASGGLYTQSPGWEKLLQSDYFVDITPGGGVNLANERSAHAVLSYERDLSAALLVRVEGYYKQFSDMIVGRLETEAERVARVAQYDFPASLQGSIPRDPIITSYPTNDGSGNAYGFDVFVSRSGLVGQRGLTGWASYTFGIANRTAYGRSYPFEYDRRHAVSLVGSYRFGPRFDIAVTARVASGFPRTPAVGLRVAAAEDARGRLVPARDETGALVYTIDGGGVDNLNTARLPFFARVDLRATYRPGGGSGRWELYLDVINVLNRKNAGDIRNNLDYDATSDRPRLVEERGAAIPLLPSFGMRLRF, encoded by the coding sequence GTGATTGACGCCATCTCGCAAAGGGCCGTGGCCGGTGCGACGCTGTCGGTCGGAGAGCGGCAACTGACTGCCGATGCCGAGGGGCGATTTGAGCTGACAATCGCAGCCGGAGAGTGGGGCGTCCGCGTCAGTGCGGCGGCCTACCTCGATTTCGAGGAGAAGGTGCGTCTGGGTGACGGCGAAACCCGGACGCTGGAGATCCTGCTGGTTCACCGGAAGGCGTACGAGGAGAACGTCGAGGTTACGGCGCCGCGGGCTGCGCCCGAGCGGCCCACCGCCATCCCGGTCGAAACCAGGCAGGTCCTGGCCGCCGCCGGAACCGCCGACAACATCTTCCACGTGTTGCAGACGCTGCCCGGCGTTGCCGCGACGGAGGAATTCGGCAGCAGGCTGTCGGTGCGTGGTGGATCGCCGGATCAGAACCTGACCATCATGGACGGTGTCGAGATCCACAATCCCTACCGCCTGTTCGGTCTGACGAGCGCGTTCAATCCCGAGACGGTCCGTCGCTTCGAGTTGACGGCCGGAGGTTTCGGAGCGGCCTATGGCGACCGGCTGTCCTCGTTGCTCATCGTCGAGAATCGACCAGGAGACACGAGCAAGGCATTCAAGGGGTCGGCGGCGCTCAGCGTGACGGACGGGAACATCGTGGCGGAAGGCAAGCTCCCCGGCGGCGCGAACGGATCCTGGCTCGCCACCGTCCGCCGCACCTACTACGACCTCGTCGCCGACCGCATTGTCGGTCAGAAGCTGCCGTCGTTCAGCGACGTGCAGGGCAAGGCCGTGTGGGAGCCGAAGGAGGGAAGCCGGCTGTCCTTCTTCACGCTGGTGAGTCGAGAGGATACGGATGCCTCCTTCGACGGGAACGCTCCGGGCGAGCGCGGCTCCATCCTCGCAAAGGCCCGGAACGACGTCGTGTCGGCCCGGTACGAACTGCAAGTGGGGAATCGCGGCACCTCGACGACGACGGCGAGTTGGTATCAGAACGTGGACCGACTCAACTTCGACGGCAGCTTCCGGCCCGAGAATCGCCGTTCGAACTCGGTGAACGAACAGGCGACGCCCCTGTCCTCGCTGACGCTCAGCCGTGATGTCACGGTCAAGGACTTCTCCGCCCGCCAGGAGTTCGGTCTCATCCTCCCGCGCGGACATGTCGTGGAGACGGGTTTCGACGTGCACCGCCTGATGACGGGAGTGCAGTGGGCCGCGTCGTTCGACCGCTCGCTCGTCATGGGCAACGGGTCGAGCGTGCAGGGCGGGGCGGGCCTGCCGGACTTCCTGGACTCGTGGAAGCCTGCCACACGGACGGGCGTCTGGGTGCAGGACCGCGTGCCCATCTCGAAGCGATTCACGGCCGAGCCCGGCTTGCGTGTCGACTACAGCACGTTCAACAGGAAGACCGCGATATCGCCGCGATTGTCTGCAACGCTGAAGCTCGATCGCGCGTCGCGCCTTCGGGCTTCGGGCGGTCTCTACACGCAGAGTCCGGGCTGGGAGAAGCTCCTCCAATCCGACTATTTCGTGGATATCACGCCCGGGGGCGGCGTCAATCTGGCGAACGAGCGGTCGGCGCACGCCGTGCTGTCGTACGAGCGCGATCTGTCGGCGGCCCTGCTCGTGAGGGTGGAAGGGTACTACAAGCAGTTCAGTGACATGATCGTCGGCCGCCTCGAGACCGAGGCGGAGCGGGTTGCCCGGGTGGCTCAGTACGACTTCCCGGCGAGCCTGCAGGGGAGCATTCCGCGCGATCCGATCATCACCAGCTACCCGACAAATGACGGGTCAGGCAACGCGTACGGCTTCGACGTGTTCGTCTCGCGGTCGGGGCTCGTCGGCCAGCGAGGGTTGACGGGCTGGGCCTCCTACACCTTCGGGATCGCCAATCGGACCGCGTACGGCCGGTCGTACCCGTTCGAGTACGACCGGCGGCACGCCGTGAGTCTCGTGGGCAGCTATCGATTCGGCCCGCGATTCGACATCGCCGTGACGGCGAGAGTGGCGTCCGGTTTTCCGCGCACACCCGCGGTCGGTCTCCGCGTGGCGGCGGCTGAAGACGCGCGGGGCAGACTGGTGCCGGCGCGCGACGAGACGGGAGCGCTGGTCTACACGATCGACGGCGGCGGTGTGGACAACCTGAACACCGCACGCCTGCCGTTCTTCGCGCGAGTCGATCTCCGCGCGACGTATCGACCAGGCGGCGGCTCCGGCCGATGGGAACTCTACCTGGACGTCATCAACGTGCTCAATCGGAAGAACGCGGGCGACATCAGGAACAACCTCGACTACGATGCGACGTCCGACCGGCCGAGACTCGTCGAGGAGCGAGGCGCCGCAATCCCACTTCTCCCGTCGTTCGGCATGCGGCTACGTTTCTAG
- a CDS encoding ATP-grasp fold amidoligase family protein yields the protein MKQNHANVHGEWAYGAVTPTVYAEQFLVGEDGGIPDDDKLFVFNGRVGVIQVDRDRHGDHPQRLYDPGWGDLEGTVIAARCRAVRRDDGSVATVVTPSGGFTWTLPRDANLGGLDASARRDEGMGITRDGRII from the coding sequence CTGAAGCAGAACCATGCAAACGTCCACGGTGAGTGGGCCTACGGCGCTGTCACCCCGACCGTGTACGCCGAGCAGTTTCTCGTCGGCGAGGACGGTGGCATTCCGGACGACGACAAGCTGTTCGTCTTCAACGGCCGGGTCGGCGTGATCCAGGTCGATCGCGACAGGCATGGAGACCATCCCCAGCGTCTGTACGATCCGGGCTGGGGAGATCTCGAGGGAACGGTGATCGCGGCGCGATGTCGGGCCGTGCGACGGGACGACGGGTCCGTCGCCACGGTGGTGACTCCGAGTGGTGGATTCACGTGGACCCTCCCACGTGACGCCAACCTCGGCGGCCTCGATGCGTCTGCTCGCCGCGATGAAGGGATGGGAATCACCCGTGACGGCCGCATCATCTGA
- the speB gene encoding agmatinase yields the protein MDYLVDYDHPAPLTFGGFEHSQSFEDCASVVLPIPFERTTSYVTGTRNAPREILLASGQVELWDQETASEAYSRGIYTLPEMDLSHHDMGGALDEIKRVVASVMAHGKFLVILGGEHSLSVPVVEAIAARTPGLSVLQIDAHADMRESYQGSRFSHACAMRRIVEHVPCTQVAIRSLCREESQAIPGLRTHVFWDHDMRRDPDWIERVVSTLTDQVYVTIDCDGLDPAIMPAVGTPEPGGLSWHETTALLKAVMSKRLVVGCDVVELCPLPGMVAPNFLCAKLIYKMLSYRFAIP from the coding sequence ATGGACTACCTTGTTGACTACGACCACCCTGCCCCCCTGACCTTCGGCGGTTTCGAGCACTCACAGAGCTTCGAGGACTGCGCCTCGGTCGTACTGCCCATCCCGTTCGAACGCACCACGAGCTACGTCACCGGCACGCGCAACGCACCTCGCGAGATTCTGCTGGCATCCGGCCAGGTCGAATTGTGGGATCAGGAGACGGCCAGTGAGGCCTACAGCCGCGGAATCTACACGCTGCCCGAGATGGACCTCTCGCACCACGACATGGGCGGCGCGCTCGACGAGATCAAACGCGTCGTCGCCTCGGTGATGGCGCACGGGAAGTTCCTGGTCATCCTGGGCGGCGAGCATTCCCTCAGCGTGCCTGTCGTGGAGGCGATTGCAGCCCGCACACCGGGCCTCTCCGTGCTGCAGATCGACGCGCACGCCGACATGCGCGAGTCCTACCAGGGCAGCCGCTTCAGCCACGCCTGCGCCATGCGACGCATCGTCGAGCACGTGCCCTGCACGCAGGTCGCCATTCGAAGCCTGTGCCGGGAGGAATCCCAGGCGATTCCCGGCCTGCGGACCCACGTGTTCTGGGACCACGACATGCGGCGGGACCCGGACTGGATTGAGCGGGTCGTATCCACTCTGACCGACCAGGTCTACGTGACGATAGACTGCGACGGCCTCGACCCGGCGATCATGCCTGCCGTCGGAACGCCAGAACCTGGCGGCCTGTCGTGGCACGAGACGACGGCGCTGCTGAAGGCGGTCATGAGCAAACGCCTCGTCGTGGGATGCGACGTCGTGGAACTGTGCCCCCTGCCGGGGATGGTGGCGCCGAACTTCCTGTGCGCGAAACTCATCTACAAGATGCTGAGCTATCGCTTCGCTATCCCTTGA
- a CDS encoding tetratricopeptide repeat protein — protein sequence MTRLRETFEIYRKPIIAGVVAVVVVVAAVIGVLAWRSEADSQARVGLADAMAVERAQVAPALAPGATTPPPPAPAGSFPNEKARNEAALAKFMAVATQYPSADAGITARYHAAALLTLLGRQSDALQRYQEVIDRAGSSLYGEMARLGIADVQVAAGQWDKAIATYKEMSARKDGKLPVDGILMQLGRAYGAAGKPVDAKQTFKRIADEFPQSPYAADAKREMDAIKG from the coding sequence GTGACGCGTCTCCGCGAAACGTTCGAGATCTACCGCAAGCCGATCATTGCCGGCGTCGTGGCGGTTGTCGTCGTCGTCGCCGCGGTGATAGGTGTCCTCGCGTGGCGATCAGAGGCCGACAGCCAGGCGCGTGTGGGCCTCGCAGATGCCATGGCCGTCGAGCGAGCCCAGGTAGCGCCGGCACTGGCGCCGGGTGCCACGACACCGCCTCCGCCCGCACCGGCCGGAAGCTTCCCGAACGAGAAGGCCCGGAACGAGGCGGCCCTGGCCAAGTTCATGGCGGTCGCGACTCAGTATCCCTCGGCCGACGCCGGCATCACGGCACGCTATCACGCGGCAGCACTGCTGACCCTGCTCGGCCGTCAGAGCGATGCGCTGCAGCGTTACCAGGAAGTGATCGACCGCGCCGGATCGTCGCTCTACGGTGAGATGGCGAGGCTGGGCATCGCGGACGTCCAGGTGGCGGCGGGTCAGTGGGACAAGGCCATCGCCACTTACAAGGAGATGTCCGCGCGCAAGGACGGCAAGCTGCCGGTTGACGGCATCCTGATGCAGTTGGGCCGGGCGTACGGGGCCGCCGGGAAGCCCGTCGACGCGAAGCAGACGTTCAAGCGAATCGCGGACGAGTTCCCGCAATCGCCCTATGCGGCCGACGCGAAGCGGGAGATGGACGCGATCAAGGGATAG
- a CDS encoding radical SAM protein — MARVLFVLPVPESYGAERPLLNFMQGNAGISLMAGLLKAHGHETEAFVAGHNHMAAGRRLLNLTIARFRPDVVGFSAMAPTFQASVHLARSLRRHHPGLYLVAGGPHVSLNPETTLDAGFDAACVGEGEHPLLELTEQLSRGQRPTSIANFWFRNGTETERNPPRPFLEDLDSLPPADYDVWQKWVDPEMLSLYVKAGMPTVSVLLSRGCPFRCTYCSNHALSRLASGPYVRVRSPDAIVADVRTASQLHPGVHDIYLEVETIGLNQEWALALFERLEAFNAERTSPLRFGCNLRVIPGLQPDALFAAMQTANVRFLNIGLESGSERLRTEVLHRHYSNDDMVRTVAAARRYGLRFTLYNLIGIPGETYEDFLETVRMNRILAPDEHMTSIFEPYPGTELHVVCEERGYLRTVRYDPLGRQRAQLDLPGFSRATIQRCSNWFDYYVFKGRMSNRQLLLRIGTRWFRSSRLLVTVSHWRPLARILRILKSRVRPA; from the coding sequence ATGGCCCGAGTGCTCTTCGTCCTGCCTGTTCCGGAAAGCTACGGCGCCGAGAGACCACTCCTCAATTTCATGCAGGGGAACGCCGGAATCTCGCTGATGGCCGGGCTGCTGAAGGCTCATGGCCACGAGACAGAAGCATTCGTGGCAGGCCACAACCACATGGCGGCCGGCCGTCGCCTGCTGAATCTGACGATCGCGCGATTCAGGCCGGACGTCGTCGGTTTCTCGGCGATGGCGCCGACCTTTCAGGCCTCGGTCCACCTGGCGCGATCACTCCGGCGGCATCATCCGGGACTGTACCTGGTGGCTGGGGGCCCGCACGTCTCTCTGAACCCGGAGACCACGCTCGATGCCGGTTTCGATGCCGCGTGCGTCGGGGAGGGTGAACACCCCCTTCTGGAATTGACGGAACAGCTGAGCCGCGGCCAACGGCCAACGAGCATCGCCAATTTCTGGTTTCGCAACGGAACGGAGACTGAGAGAAACCCACCCCGGCCGTTTCTGGAAGACCTCGACTCCCTACCGCCGGCTGACTACGACGTGTGGCAGAAGTGGGTCGATCCGGAAATGCTGTCGCTCTACGTCAAGGCGGGAATGCCCACGGTGAGTGTTCTGCTGAGTCGGGGCTGTCCGTTCCGATGCACCTACTGCTCAAACCACGCACTGAGCAGACTGGCCTCCGGACCCTATGTGCGAGTCCGGTCCCCGGACGCCATCGTCGCCGACGTTCGGACGGCCTCGCAGCTTCATCCGGGCGTGCACGATATCTATCTCGAAGTTGAGACGATCGGCCTGAACCAGGAATGGGCCCTCGCCCTGTTCGAACGGCTGGAGGCGTTCAACGCCGAACGGACGTCTCCGCTCCGCTTTGGCTGCAATCTGCGGGTGATTCCAGGTCTGCAACCAGACGCCTTGTTTGCCGCGATGCAGACTGCCAACGTCAGGTTTCTGAACATCGGGCTCGAGTCAGGGTCCGAGCGTCTCCGCACGGAGGTTCTGCATCGTCACTACTCGAACGACGACATGGTGAGGACTGTGGCTGCGGCTCGGCGGTACGGCCTTCGCTTCACTCTGTACAATCTGATCGGAATCCCAGGAGAGACCTACGAGGACTTTCTCGAGACGGTCAGGATGAACCGGATCCTCGCTCCGGACGAACACATGACGAGCATCTTCGAGCCGTATCCTGGCACGGAGCTGCACGTGGTCTGCGAGGAACGCGGGTACCTCCGCACGGTGCGCTATGACCCGCTCGGCCGGCAGCGCGCTCAACTCGATCTCCCCGGCTTTTCCAGGGCGACGATCCAGCGTTGTTCGAATTGGTTCGACTACTACGTGTTCAAAGGCAGGATGTCGAACCGCCAGTTGTTACTGCGGATCGGAACACGCTGGTTCCGATCCTCCCGCCTGCTTGTGACGGTGTCGCACTGGAGACCGCTGGCTCGGATTCTTCGTATCCTCAAGTCGCGAGTCCGGCCGGCCTGA
- a CDS encoding BamA/TamA family outer membrane protein gives MTARRTHSVLLAVVFALLACGGTRTEGASRYQPGLRFRTIVTPHFCIYYHQGGQALARQVAAIAESVHATLPARVRLQAPRVTHVVLSDQDDESSGSATPVPYNTITLDAAWPGSSDLLGNTSDWLRLVFTHEYMHILQFDQSVGWASVLRRIVGRAPIVFPNLFLPQWQFEGLATFEESRTTGQGRLYSGDVAAVVRSRMRDTGPEPIDRVSGGAVEWPGGLGPYLVGAYFYQYLADRFGEAKLGELSRRTAGRLPYLASRAFRQTFGESLGALWRDFGTGQHAGTPVSTPPSTPPSAIPRRLTSHGYFVTAPRFAAGGRALLYSTRDADRFPAIMTLAMDRPGTPRRIATRAGGTHIGVSGDLVFFDQFELEDGVALRSDLYVTSLRTGGTRRLTHGARLVEPDVSPDGRALACVRMAGGRRHLALFRVVRATDGRVSLDQTAATPPGWSIAMSDVANFGSPRWSPDGEWIAAERRVDGGPSEIVVIRPDDGAMAVLASTRSGRSMTPTWLPDGQAVLFAADDIDRAFQIFAVATAGHPSVRQVTSVPGGATYPDVSPDGRHLVFVSALGEGYDAFEMPLDPSTWTTSSGGRGWPVGPTTTATLREEPTTERPYSPVPTLLPRAWLPGADAANGLFRLGVRTDGVDVLGRHLITASVLWRLSGGGDAITGPHTARPDWNASYVYGRWQPSMFVAASDQTSYLAHVAKDGIRLPDAELRELNVKAGVAWPIARMRHTQIWQSALNVERDTLNITGQPRSYHRHAMQSAWTFSSAKAYGRAVSLEDGVALSATSEQVRGAFGADGNADAFTAEFRGYARLGRGHSVLAARAGIGGSSGDVAVRRLFYLGGASPAGPLVNFGSGALSMLRGFDDKVFSGSRIAVGNVEWRQPLWRVDRGWGTFPLLLRSVHGAAFADVGHAWDDRFSLDDAKVAVGAEFACDVVAGFSVPLTLAGGVAWTRDGTTGRRGSSAYFRLGRSF, from the coding sequence ATGACCGCGCGGCGGACGCATTCGGTTCTGCTCGCCGTCGTGTTCGCACTGCTGGCGTGTGGCGGCACCAGAACCGAGGGGGCTTCCCGCTACCAGCCAGGGCTCCGGTTCCGCACGATCGTGACCCCTCACTTTTGCATCTACTATCACCAGGGCGGGCAGGCCCTGGCCCGCCAGGTGGCCGCGATCGCCGAGTCGGTGCACGCGACGCTTCCCGCTCGCGTGCGATTGCAGGCGCCCCGCGTCACCCACGTCGTGCTCTCCGACCAGGACGACGAGAGCAGCGGCTCGGCGACGCCGGTGCCCTACAACACGATTACGCTGGACGCCGCGTGGCCTGGCTCCTCCGACCTGCTGGGCAACACGAGCGACTGGCTGCGTCTCGTGTTCACTCACGAGTACATGCACATCCTGCAGTTCGACCAATCGGTCGGCTGGGCGTCGGTCCTCCGTCGCATCGTCGGCCGGGCGCCAATCGTCTTTCCAAACCTGTTCCTGCCGCAGTGGCAGTTCGAGGGCCTCGCAACCTTCGAGGAGAGCCGAACGACCGGACAGGGACGCCTGTATTCAGGTGATGTGGCGGCCGTAGTCCGGAGCCGAATGCGCGACACCGGTCCCGAGCCGATCGACCGCGTGAGTGGCGGCGCGGTGGAGTGGCCCGGCGGCCTCGGCCCCTACCTGGTTGGCGCGTACTTCTATCAGTACCTCGCCGACCGATTCGGTGAAGCCAAGCTCGGTGAGCTGAGCCGGCGCACCGCCGGGCGGCTGCCCTACCTCGCGAGCCGGGCGTTCCGTCAGACGTTCGGGGAGAGCCTTGGTGCGCTGTGGCGCGACTTCGGAACCGGGCAGCACGCCGGGACGCCCGTCTCGACACCACCATCCACGCCGCCGTCAGCGATCCCCCGCCGACTGACCTCGCACGGGTACTTCGTCACCGCGCCTCGCTTCGCGGCCGGTGGACGCGCACTGCTCTACTCCACGCGGGATGCCGATCGCTTCCCGGCGATCATGACTCTCGCAATGGATCGCCCAGGCACGCCGCGTCGCATCGCGACCCGCGCGGGCGGGACACACATCGGCGTGAGCGGGGATCTCGTCTTCTTCGATCAATTCGAGCTCGAGGATGGCGTCGCGCTCCGAAGCGACCTCTATGTGACGTCTCTTCGTACGGGCGGCACGCGACGCCTGACGCACGGCGCGCGTCTCGTGGAACCCGACGTCTCCCCGGATGGCCGAGCGCTGGCATGCGTGCGGATGGCGGGAGGCCGACGCCACCTCGCGCTCTTCAGGGTGGTCCGGGCAACCGACGGCCGCGTATCGCTCGACCAGACGGCCGCAACGCCTCCCGGCTGGTCGATCGCGATGTCCGACGTCGCCAACTTCGGCTCTCCGCGTTGGTCGCCAGACGGCGAATGGATTGCGGCGGAACGTCGAGTGGACGGCGGTCCCTCCGAGATCGTTGTCATCCGGCCCGACGACGGAGCGATGGCGGTGCTGGCCTCGACCCGCTCGGGCCGCAGCATGACGCCCACGTGGCTCCCGGACGGCCAGGCGGTGTTGTTCGCAGCCGACGACATCGACCGCGCGTTCCAGATCTTCGCCGTGGCCACCGCCGGGCACCCATCGGTGCGCCAGGTCACCTCGGTGCCGGGCGGCGCGACGTACCCGGACGTATCGCCCGATGGCCGCCACCTGGTGTTCGTCTCGGCGCTCGGCGAGGGCTACGACGCCTTCGAGATGCCCCTGGATCCCAGCACGTGGACGACATCGTCCGGAGGTCGCGGCTGGCCGGTCGGTCCCACGACGACGGCCACGCTCCGTGAGGAGCCGACGACAGAACGGCCCTACTCCCCGGTTCCCACGCTGTTGCCACGTGCCTGGCTTCCAGGAGCCGACGCCGCGAACGGCTTGTTCCGTCTTGGCGTGCGGACGGATGGGGTTGACGTTCTTGGCCGTCATCTCATTACCGCCAGCGTCCTGTGGCGTCTCAGCGGCGGCGGTGATGCGATCACCGGTCCGCATACCGCGCGACCAGACTGGAACGCCTCGTACGTCTACGGCCGCTGGCAGCCGTCGATGTTCGTCGCCGCGTCCGACCAGACGTCCTACCTGGCCCACGTCGCAAAGGACGGGATACGGTTGCCCGACGCCGAACTGCGAGAACTGAATGTGAAAGCGGGCGTCGCCTGGCCGATCGCCCGCATGCGCCATACCCAGATTTGGCAGAGCGCACTCAACGTCGAACGTGACACGCTCAACATCACGGGCCAGCCGCGGAGCTATCATCGGCACGCGATGCAGTCGGCCTGGACCTTCAGCAGCGCCAAGGCCTACGGGCGGGCGGTCAGCCTCGAAGACGGAGTGGCGCTATCGGCGACGAGCGAGCAGGTTCGCGGCGCATTCGGCGCGGATGGCAATGCCGATGCCTTCACCGCCGAGTTCCGCGGCTACGCGCGTCTGGGACGGGGCCATTCGGTGCTCGCCGCGCGTGCGGGGATCGGCGGGTCCTCCGGAGACGTCGCGGTGCGGAGGCTGTTCTATCTTGGCGGCGCCTCACCCGCGGGCCCGCTCGTCAATTTCGGTTCCGGCGCACTGAGCATGCTTCGCGGGTTCGACGACAAGGTGTTCAGCGGGTCGCGAATCGCCGTCGGCAATGTCGAGTGGCGCCAACCACTGTGGCGCGTCGACCGCGGGTGGGGGACGTTTCCACTCCTCCTGCGGTCCGTTCACGGCGCGGCCTTTGCCGATGTCGGCCACGCATGGGACGACCGGTTCTCGCTCGATGACGCCAAGGTCGCAGTCGGTGCGGAGTTCGCGTGCGACGTCGTGGCTGGCTTCAGCGTTCCGCTCACGCTGGCCGGCGGCGTCGCGTGGACGCGCGATGGCACGACCGGTCGGCGTGGCAGTTCGGCGTACTTCCGCCTCGGACGCTCGTTCTGA